Proteins from a single region of Cryptococcus neoformans var. grubii H99 chromosome 5, complete sequence:
- a CDS encoding N,N-dimethylglycine oxidase, which translates to MAYVPLPSRPNQRVVIVGAGIVGSCVAAILSERLGSNIVLVDRDIRELPGSTGHAPGFVGQYNELPVLTELAKRSVKYYQNIDGGFEQVGGLEVGQDLEKRFEGAQKEGLEAKVLNKEEILQIAGAFVRDDIPHGPAGVLFPFDGTANAITIAYHQQHKAASNGATLLNADVKSIIESSSGNTRILQTSRGRIDCHTVILCTGIWASQLFSGFTQTVVPVAHPYSYSLPNNHQSKTPFIRWPSKHVYARDHGRMDGLGSYAHAPIHVHSDQIGETAYGQWEPSFDDVLKEGYSLLPQETAERFKGGQKFNGLFSVTPDGLPLVGKIEDGLWCAVAVWVTHAAGCAGLLADMFLGTTGERDAELRMALDPKRFEGEGLENKALAKYNDIYNKVT; encoded by the coding sequence ATGGCCTACGTCCCTCTCCCCTCCAGACCTAATCAGCGAGTGGTCATCGTCGGCGCAGGTATCGTTGGCAGTTGCGTTGCTGCTATCCTTTCTGAGCGTTTGGGTTCCAACATCGTGCTGGTTGACCGCGACATTCGGGAGCTTCCAGGCTCTACGGGCCACGCTCCTGGCTTTGTCGGACAGTACAACGAACTTCCAGTCCTCACGGAACTTGCCAAGCGATCAGTCAAATACTATCAGAACATCGATGGAGGTTTCGAACAAGTTGGGGGGTTAGAAGTAGGCCAAGATTTGGAAAAGAGGTTTGAGGGAGcgcaaaaagaaggattggAAGCTAAGGTGCTCAACAAGGAAGAAATTCTGCAGATCGCAGGGGCGTTCGTGCGGGACGATATCCCACACGGTCCGGCCGGCgtcctttttccctttgaCGGCACAGCAAATGCAATCACCATTGCTTACCACCAACAGCACAAAGCAGCTTCCAATGGCGCTACTTTGCTCAATGCCGATGTCAAGTCTATCATTGAGTCATCCAGTGGCAACACTCGCATCCTTCAAACCTCTCGAGGCCGAATTGATTGCCACAccgtcatcctctgcaCTGGCATTTGGGCTTCTCAGCTCTTCTCCGGCTTCACTCAGACGGTAGTCCCCGTTGCGCACCCATATTCATATTCTCTTCCCAACAATCACCAGTCTAAAACGCCTTTCATTCGCTGGCCCTCAAAGCACGTATATGCCAGAGACCATGGCAGGATGGATGGGTTGGGGTCTTATGCCCACGCTCCTATCCATGTACACAGCGATCAAATCGGGGAAACTGCCTATGGTCAATGGGAGCCATCATTTGATGATGTACTAAAGGAAGGCtactctcttctcccacaAGAGACTGCAGAAAGATTCAAAGGAGGTCAAAAATTTAACGGTCTATTCTCTGTCACACCCGACGGTCTGCCCTTGGTAGGaaagattgaagatggtTTGTGGTGTGCTGTGGCGGTTTGGGTGACCCACGCGGCTGGATGTGCTGGGCTTTTGGCGGACATGTTCCTGGGAACTACAGGCGAGAGGGATGCGGAATTGAGAATGGCTCTCGATCCGAAAAGATTCGAAGGAGAGGGGCTGGAAAACAAGGCGTTGGCAAAGTACAATGATATATACAACAAGGTCACTTAG
- a CDS encoding dihydroceramidase, with translation MGAFDKLRGNQVSSGFWGEHTSTIDWCETNYSHSPYIAEFVNTLSNLPSFLIGLYGCYSVLKNGLRKRYALCYLGLSLIGVGSFGFHASLRWEWQLMDELPMIYVVSYAAYLVLDTLPGFEPRFGIVGPLILLAWDVFVTVSYICLPNPVYHQVAFAAILITATLRTIALTFDLPPGHPARRTIGKMMAWGIVTFATGFGIWNVDNIFCEQLRAIRTVTGPFGVLVEGHAYWHYMTGYGAYLIFTASILLHCLIKDDVKGYQIDGRWLPTVNRRPQASSKPESKDWKGAVTPSERLD, from the exons ATGGGAGCCTTCGACAAGCTTAGAGGAAATCAGGTGTCCAGCGGCT TTTGGGGAGAGCATACAAGTACCATTGACTG GTGCGAAACCAACTATTCCCACAGCCCATACATTGCTGAGTTCGTCAACACTCTTTCCAATCTCCCTTCATTCCTCATTGGTCTCTATGGGTGCTACTCTGTCCTCAAGAACGGTCTACGCAAAAGATATGCTCTGTGTTATCTCGGTCTTAGCTTGATTGGCGTGGGAAGCTTTGGTTTCCATGCGAGCTTGAGATGGGAATGGCAGTTGATGGACGAACTACCCATGATCTATGTGGTGTCTTACGCAGCCTATCTTGTGCTCGACACTTTGCCAGGTTTTGAACCTCGTTTCGGTATCGTTGGGCCCTTGATATTGTTGGCTTGGGATGTCTTTGTGACTGTTTCATA CATCTGTCTTCCGAATCCCGTTTATCACCAAGTTGCTTTTGCTGCTATCCTTATTACAGCTACACTTCGCACCATAGCCCTTACATTTGATCTTCCTCCCGGACATCCAGCCCGTCGTACTATTGGTAAAATGATGGCCTGGGGAATTGTCACGTTCGCCACTGGATTTGGTATCTGGAACGTCGACAATATCTTCTGTGAGCAGTTAAGAGCTATCAGAACCGTGACTGGGCCGTTCGGTGTACTTGTAGAAG GACACGCCTATTGGCATTATATGACAGGATACGGCGCTTATTTGATTTTCACCGCTTCCATCC TCCTCCATTGTCTTATCAAAGATGACGTAAAAGGTTACCAAATCGACGGAAGATGGCTTCCTACCGTAAACCGTCGTCCACAGGCGTCTAGTAAACCCGAGTCGAAGGATTGGAAGGGAGCCGTTACCCCATCTGAAAGGCTAGATTGA